A region from the Lycium barbarum isolate Lr01 chromosome 8, ASM1917538v2, whole genome shotgun sequence genome encodes:
- the LOC132608324 gene encoding nudix hydrolase 20, chloroplastic-like — protein sequence MSSSSLSNTLFADFLKPYHNVFIFPQDNTYDSNFGCHCTLHPNLRTSNDRTKSLGELIPGIRNEIYPVASAFGEPIFFSLERAAAPYFGIKLCYSAYGVQMNGYLEKDEQKFLSIGKRSEQKSTYPGMLDNLVAGGLPHGISCGENLIKECKEEAGIPRSISHKAMPVGAVSYIDIEGYRMKRDVLFCYDLKLPDGFIPHNEGKPTKFSSCMQALN from the exons ATGTCAAGTTCAAGTTTATCTAACACTCT GTTTGCAGATTTTCTGAAGCCATATCACAATGTATTCATTTTCCCACAAGATAATACCTATGATAGCAATTTTGGATGTCATTGCACTTTGCATCCAAACCTGAGGACATCCAATGATCGAACTAAGTCTTTGGGCGAACTGATCCCCGGCATAAGAAATGA GATATATCCGGTTGCTTCAGCTTTCGGGGAACCAATATTTTTCTCACTGGAACGAGCTGCTGCACCATACTTTGGGATAAAGTTGTGCTATTCA GCTTATGGAGTTCAAATGAATGGCTATCTTGAGAAAGATGAGCAGAAATTTCTATCGATAGGGAAGAGAAGTGAACAAAAATCCACCTATCCTGGAATGCTGGATAATTTAGTTGCTGGGGGATTG CCACATGGTATTTCTTGTGGAGAAAATCTTATTAAGGAATGTAAAGAGGAGGCAGGGATACCAAGATCTATATCCCATAA AGCTATGCCAGTTGGAGCTGTGTCCTACATTGACATAGAAGGATATAGGATGAAGAGAGACGTCCTCTTTTGTTATGATCTTAAGCTTCCTGACGGCTTCATTCCTCATAATGAGGGTAAACCTACTAAATTTTCAAGTTGCATGCAAGCACTAAATTGA
- the LOC132608325 gene encoding F-box protein At5g62510-like: protein MEQNEDGEASLLHMEYLDVLDGYIGSRNLFECVNGLFCFSTWHQPAIIINPSTREIRFLPIIGVNRYCYCSLGYEPEEKIYKVLFTRLEISKSYARNWVFTLGIDKSWREIESIPRFDRLKEGVCINGVIYMFDGFCWEKRIVAFDVKAESFRTITFPCALHHAVDSCHLIEVKGKLAILQNVTDGKFNLWILGNGQLQIWERDSITSSTGFRSTNFCSQTYDGEIIFIDDNFTYFSYDITRKNWRKCEFQGSQREYSIKGIYRCVESLYPLEKCLVNAS, encoded by the coding sequence ATGGAACAAAACGAAGATGGTGAAGCCTCCCTTCTTCATATGGAGTATCTTGATGTACTCGACGGCTATATTGGTTCGAGAAACCTTTTCGAGTGTGTTAATGGTCTATTTTGCTTCTCGACGTGGCACCAACCTGCTATAATTATCAATCCCAGTACAAGAGAAATAAGATTTCTTCCTATAATAGGTGTGAATCGCTATTGTTACTGTTCATTAGGTTATGAACCAGAAGAAAAGATTTATAAAGTTCTTTTTACGAGATTAGAAATTTCAAAGTCGTATGCAAGAAACTGGGTTTTCACTTTAGGCATAGACAAATCATGGAGGGAGATCGAAAGCATTCCCCGGTTTGATCGATTGAAGGAGGGAGTTTGCATTAATGGAGTTATCTATATGTTTGATGGTTTTTGTTGGGAAAAAAGAATAGTTGCTTTCGATGTGAAAGCAGAAAGTTTCAGAACTATTACATTTCCTTGTGCTTTACATCATGCAGTGGATTCTTGTCACCTAATAGAAGTGAAAGGAAAATTAGCCATCCTTCAAAATGTGACGGATGGAAAATTTAATTTGTGGATTTTAGGAAACGGTCAACTTCAAATATGGGAGAGGGATAGCATTACTAGCTCAACAGGGTTTCGTAGTACGAATTTTTGTTCCCAAACATATGATGGGGAGATTATATTCATTGACGATAACTTCACttacttctcttatgatatcACAAgaaaaaattggagaaaatgCGAATTCCAAGGATCTCAAAGAGAATATTCGATTAAAGGCATTTATAGATGTGTAGAAAGCCTCTACCCATTGGAAAAATGTTTAGTGAATGCAAGCTAA